In the [Clostridium] colinum genome, one interval contains:
- a CDS encoding [FeFe] hydrogenase, group A — MSKHNLIDIRVPIEEDNPAIILHEDKCIKCKLCTKICRDFIGVYGNFDLEKTNDTAICIHCGQCANICPVDSITEKYEYKDVENIINANDKVVIVSTAPAVRVALGELFDMEEGEFVEGKMVSLLRELGFNYVLDVNFGADMTIVEEASEFIERIKDENAVLPQFTSCCPAWVKYVETYHPDFIPNLSSAKSPIGMQGVTIKTYFAKKMNIDPSKIVTVTITPCSAKKFEVRRDEMNASAKYNNVEGMRDNDYIITTRELALWAKEKNIDFTSLEDSKFDKFMGEASGAGVIFGNTGGVMEAALRTSYNYLTNEPVPETLYQLESVRDLEEIKEATVNIKGKEVNVAVVYGTANATKLIEKIKSGEKNYHFVEVMACPGGCIGGGGQPKKKIPKRDAALKKRIEGLYQRDNQLKIRSSHENEEIKLLYKEFYEKPLSHLAEELLHTSFTNRSSDLGN; from the coding sequence ATGAGTAAGCATAATTTAATAGATATTAGAGTTCCTATAGAAGAAGATAATCCAGCTATTATCTTACATGAAGATAAATGTATAAAATGTAAATTGTGTACTAAAATATGTCGAGATTTTATAGGGGTTTATGGTAATTTTGATTTAGAAAAAACAAATGATACTGCTATATGTATTCATTGTGGTCAATGTGCTAATATATGTCCTGTAGATAGTATAACAGAGAAATATGAATATAAAGATGTAGAAAATATTATTAATGCTAATGATAAAGTAGTTATAGTTAGTACGGCTCCTGCTGTAAGAGTTGCCCTTGGAGAATTATTTGATATGGAAGAAGGGGAATTTGTCGAAGGTAAGATGGTTTCCCTATTAAGAGAATTAGGGTTTAATTATGTATTAGATGTAAACTTTGGTGCAGATATGACAATAGTTGAAGAAGCCTCTGAGTTTATAGAAAGAATAAAAGACGAAAATGCTGTATTACCTCAATTTACAAGTTGTTGTCCTGCTTGGGTAAAATATGTTGAAACATATCATCCAGATTTTATACCAAATTTATCATCTGCTAAAAGTCCTATTGGTATGCAAGGTGTAACAATTAAAACTTATTTTGCTAAAAAAATGAATATTGACCCATCTAAGATAGTAACAGTTACTATAACTCCTTGTTCTGCTAAAAAATTTGAAGTTAGACGTGATGAAATGAATGCATCTGCAAAATATAATAATGTAGAAGGCATGAGAGATAATGACTATATTATTACAACAAGAGAACTTGCTCTTTGGGCTAAAGAAAAAAATATAGATTTTACATCTTTAGAAGACAGTAAGTTTGATAAATTTATGGGTGAAGCTTCTGGAGCTGGTGTTATTTTTGGTAATACTGGTGGTGTTATGGAAGCTGCATTAAGAACATCTTACAATTATTTAACTAATGAACCAGTACCAGAGACTTTATATCAATTAGAAAGTGTTAGAGATTTAGAAGAAATAAAAGAAGCTACTGTTAATATTAAAGGTAAAGAAGTTAATGTTGCTGTTGTATATGGAACGGCTAATGCTACTAAGCTTATAGAAAAAATTAAAAGTGGTGAAAAAAATTATCATTTTGTTGAAGTAATGGCTTGTCCAGGTGGTTGTATAGGTGGTGGTGGCCAACCTAAAAAGAAAATACCAAAAAGAGATGCAGCACTTAAAAAACGTATTGAAGGTTTATATCAAAGAGATAATCAATTAAAAATAAGATCTAGTCATGAAAATGAAGAGATTAAACTATTATATAAAGAATTTTATGAAAAACCTTTAAGCCACCTTGCTGAAGAGCTTTTACATACTTCATTTACTAATAGAAGTAGTGATTTAGGCAATTAA
- a CDS encoding methyl-accepting chemotaxis protein, which yields MNWYKNLKIKIKFSICFGLISILVFLLGLLGINSIDFMNKHYQESITSNEQIVTQGINVIEDVTNLRVVAFNSISKINASNANSIKSEIEQVYTIAKKHLEEYLSIVQSDNKNNFRKEEIDLLNSIISWLDEYYNGFIESINYIASGNTTKAKELDAKLTEVGNNLFSAVYNTPMEAFQSLSDDLKKSEKQSIIQKIIFLIIFAIIQIFVMLFGIKLTRDIRKPLEKLKGIALDVSRGDLNTSCRTNTRDELGELSNAISDMSETFQSILEDINKLSAELDKGNVSYRINIDKYEGSFKEATNAINIATNNLIDDSLYVLDKIKDFGEGNFDVNVKDFPGDKSLIKNGIIAVQSALKSVSKDISSLIKAANEGNLEFRLNTSKYVGQWKETTDGLNQFVENVVTPIKETQNALNQFAMGNFSHRITNEYKGEFNIIKKTVNYTAETIDSYISEISHILNEMANKNFDVSIDKDYVGDFEEIQRSVNLIVHNLNILTKDIISSAEQVSVGSKQISQASTSLAEGATQQSSFVEKLNETISVISKQSIDNVNSSETANELALQARNNANEGSKQMDNMLLAMDEINNASNSISNIIKVIDDIAFQTNILALNAAVEAARAGEHGKGFAVVAEEVRSLAARSQQAAKETTELIESSVEKVSEGSKIANDTAKSLVSIVKQIEEISVLTSSCAMSSKEQEKSIEQIADGIEQISSVTQNNASASEQSASASEELASQAEIFYSSVSDFKLKNL from the coding sequence ATGAACTGGTATAAGAATTTGAAAATTAAAATTAAATTTTCTATTTGTTTTGGGTTAATATCTATTTTAGTATTTCTATTAGGTTTATTAGGAATAAATTCTATTGACTTTATGAACAAACATTATCAAGAATCTATAACTTCTAATGAACAAATAGTAACTCAAGGCATAAATGTTATAGAAGATGTTACTAATTTAAGGGTAGTAGCATTTAATAGTATTTCTAAAATAAATGCTAGTAATGCTAATAGTATAAAATCTGAAATTGAACAAGTTTATACAATAGCTAAAAAACATCTGGAGGAATATCTATCAATTGTACAATCAGATAATAAAAATAATTTTAGAAAAGAAGAAATAGACCTTTTAAATTCTATAATAAGTTGGCTAGATGAGTATTATAATGGATTTATAGAATCTATTAATTACATTGCTTCTGGAAATACTACTAAAGCTAAAGAATTAGATGCTAAATTAACAGAAGTAGGCAATAATCTATTTTCAGCAGTATATAATACACCTATGGAAGCATTTCAAAGTCTATCAGATGATTTAAAAAAATCTGAAAAACAGTCTATAATACAAAAAATAATATTTTTAATAATTTTTGCTATAATACAAATATTTGTAATGTTATTTGGAATAAAATTAACAAGAGATATTAGAAAACCTTTAGAAAAATTAAAGGGTATAGCTTTAGATGTTTCTAGAGGAGATTTAAACACAAGTTGTAGGACAAACACTAGAGATGAGCTAGGTGAATTATCTAATGCTATTTCCGATATGTCTGAAACTTTCCAATCTATACTTGAAGATATAAATAAATTATCTGCCGAGCTTGATAAAGGAAATGTATCTTATAGAATAAATATTGATAAATATGAAGGCTCATTTAAAGAAGCGACTAATGCAATAAATATTGCAACTAATAACTTAATAGATGATTCTTTATATGTATTAGATAAAATAAAAGATTTTGGAGAAGGAAATTTTGATGTAAATGTTAAAGATTTCCCAGGAGATAAGTCTTTAATTAAAAATGGTATTATTGCAGTGCAAAGTGCATTAAAAAGTGTTTCAAAAGATATATCAAGCCTTATAAAAGCTGCAAATGAAGGAAACTTAGAATTTAGGCTTAATACTTCAAAATATGTAGGACAATGGAAAGAAACTACAGATGGATTAAATCAATTTGTAGAAAATGTAGTTACTCCTATTAAAGAAACTCAAAATGCTCTTAATCAATTTGCAATGGGTAATTTCTCACATAGAATAACAAATGAATATAAAGGTGAATTTAACATAATTAAGAAAACAGTAAATTATACTGCTGAAACTATTGATTCTTACATTTCTGAAATCTCTCATATATTAAATGAAATGGCAAATAAAAACTTTGACGTATCTATAGATAAAGATTATGTAGGAGATTTTGAAGAAATACAAAGATCTGTTAATTTAATTGTTCACAATCTTAATATACTTACAAAAGATATTATATCATCAGCCGAACAGGTATCTGTTGGTTCTAAACAAATATCACAAGCTAGTACATCTTTAGCGGAAGGGGCAACACAACAGTCTAGTTTTGTTGAAAAGCTTAATGAAACTATTAGTGTAATTTCTAAACAATCTATTGATAATGTAAATAGTTCTGAAACAGCTAATGAACTTGCATTACAAGCTAGAAATAATGCTAATGAAGGTAGCAAACAAATGGATAATATGTTATTAGCTATGGATGAAATAAATAATGCTTCTAATAGTATATCTAACATAATAAAAGTAATAGATGATATAGCTTTCCAAACAAATATATTAGCACTTAATGCAGCCGTAGAAGCCGCTCGTGCTGGTGAACATGGTAAAGGATTTGCAGTTGTTGCAGAAGAAGTTAGAAGCCTTGCTGCTAGAAGCCAACAAGCTGCTAAAGAAACAACAGAGCTTATAGAAAGTTCAGTTGAAAAAGTATCTGAAGGTTCAAAAATTGCAAATGATACAGCTAAATCTTTAGTTAGTATAGTTAAACAAATAGAGGAAATTTCTGTTCTTACTTCTTCTTGTGCAATGTCATCTAAAGAACAAGAAAAATCTATTGAGCAAATAGCAGATGGAATTGAACAAATATCATCTGTTACACAAAATAATGCTAGTGCAAGTGAACAATCAGCATCAGCATCAGAAGAGCTTGCAAGCCAAGCAGAAATTTTCTATTCTTCAGTGTCAGATTTTAAATTAAAAAATTTATAA